One genomic region from Rhodothermales bacterium encodes:
- a CDS encoding T9SS type A sorting domain-containing protein has product MRFVRILIACVLVGAGARAEAQDSPRFLAHYMPWYEAKPHRTYWGWHWTMNHFDPDRVGSDGRREIASRHYPLIGPYDSSDPDVLEYHTLLMKVAGIDGVIVDWYGTGSLWDYPTIHTAAQLLYDAVAAAGLEFAVCYEDQTLGHLISQGRIASSAAVDQARRDMDAVRDLWVDGGAYVHHEGRPLLLNFGPQHLRSGSQWITAFSGFSTDPVFLTLDNVVSGAAHGAYPWPPMWASGGGTLTPGRLTEYLNAHYARASGYEVRMGSSFPGFHDIYQEAGVRASYGFLDHRDGATLQETLDRAVTAGSQFVQLVTWNDFGEGTTIEPAVEYRYRHLEQVQETVAALRMLPFSAEDLRLPIRIYELRKSGAYDAQLDVAVRHLQEGRPAETRATLDVLSSIENNLRALEEVVIVPNPSSGPVSIQLGSLLNPATVTLFDLLGRVVARREVSAGASSVSLDPPPTPGVYVLRVRAGSELIVRTVVRVR; this is encoded by the coding sequence GTGCGTTTCGTCCGCATCCTCATTGCATGCGTCCTGGTTGGAGCCGGCGCCCGGGCCGAGGCCCAGGATTCGCCCCGGTTTCTCGCACACTACATGCCCTGGTACGAAGCCAAACCCCATCGCACGTATTGGGGGTGGCATTGGACGATGAACCACTTTGACCCGGATCGGGTCGGCTCGGACGGGCGGCGTGAGATTGCCTCCAGGCATTACCCGCTGATCGGTCCGTACGACTCCTCAGACCCGGACGTGCTCGAGTACCACACCCTTCTGATGAAGGTGGCCGGGATCGATGGGGTCATCGTCGACTGGTACGGGACCGGCAGCCTGTGGGACTACCCCACCATCCATACCGCCGCTCAACTCCTGTACGATGCGGTCGCGGCGGCCGGACTGGAGTTCGCCGTCTGCTACGAGGATCAGACGCTCGGCCACCTGATCTCCCAGGGTCGCATTGCCAGCTCGGCCGCTGTGGATCAGGCAAGGCGCGATATGGACGCAGTCCGAGACCTCTGGGTGGACGGCGGTGCCTACGTGCATCACGAGGGACGCCCCCTGCTGTTGAACTTCGGGCCGCAGCACCTGCGGTCCGGGTCGCAGTGGATCACGGCCTTCAGCGGGTTCAGTACGGATCCGGTCTTCCTGACGCTTGACAACGTGGTTTCCGGCGCCGCACACGGTGCGTACCCCTGGCCACCAATGTGGGCTTCAGGAGGCGGAACGCTCACTCCAGGTCGCCTGACCGAGTATCTCAATGCCCACTATGCGCGGGCCTCCGGCTACGAGGTGCGGATGGGAAGCTCCTTCCCCGGCTTCCATGACATCTATCAGGAGGCCGGCGTTCGGGCCTCCTACGGTTTTCTTGATCATCGCGACGGGGCCACCCTCCAGGAGACGCTGGACCGGGCCGTGACAGCGGGGTCGCAGTTTGTGCAGCTTGTGACCTGGAACGACTTCGGCGAAGGCACCACCATCGAGCCGGCCGTCGAATACAGGTACCGGCATCTGGAGCAGGTGCAGGAAACGGTAGCCGCGCTACGCATGCTCCCCTTCTCAGCGGAGGACCTGAGGCTGCCAATTCGCATCTACGAGCTGCGGAAATCGGGTGCCTATGATGCCCAATTGGACGTGGCGGTTCGCCACCTGCAGGAAGGGAGGCCTGCCGAAACTCGCGCCACGCTCGACGTGCTCTCAAGCATTGAGAACAACCTGCGCGCCCTGGAGGAGGTGGTGATCGTCCCCAATCCATCTAGCGGCCCGGTCAGCATTCAGCTGGGCAGTCTGTTAAACCCGGCAACGGTGACCCTCTTTGACCTGCTTGGCAGGGTCGTCGCGCGGCGAGAGGTCTCCGCCGGCGCGAGCTCTGTGTCGCTGGACCCGCCGCCAACCCCTGGTGTCTACGTCCTGCGCGTTCGGGCAGGCTCCGAGCTCATCGTCCGCACCGTCGTTCGGGTTCGCTAG
- a CDS encoding N-acetylmuramoyl-L-alanine amidase, translating to MKAPVFCLLLALVGTVSAQDRPMVAIDAGHGGEVAGVVVGERLEKDVVLEMAFVVAAEFVAAGYDVVFTRTTDVDVPWPRRRSIAEEAGADFLVMLHANRNDDPAVNGAEVYANTEQAHQKAFAGMVAEKLTTVGKAELMHRPWPFLQSETVATAMIEVAFMSNPEDARKLESRDFQRAVGQAMVDAAEFVREHGEH from the coding sequence ATGAAAGCCCCCGTTTTCTGCCTCCTGCTCGCACTGGTCGGCACCGTTTCAGCTCAGGACCGGCCCATGGTGGCCATTGACGCCGGGCACGGCGGTGAAGTGGCGGGCGTAGTGGTCGGAGAACGTCTGGAAAAAGATGTCGTGCTCGAGATGGCGTTCGTGGTGGCCGCCGAGTTCGTAGCCGCGGGATATGACGTGGTCTTTACCCGCACGACGGACGTGGATGTGCCCTGGCCCCGGCGCAGATCCATAGCAGAGGAAGCAGGAGCCGACTTCCTGGTCATGCTGCATGCCAATCGCAACGACGATCCGGCCGTGAACGGGGCGGAGGTCTACGCCAATACCGAGCAGGCCCACCAAAAAGCGTTCGCCGGAATGGTGGCAGAGAAGCTGACCACGGTCGGCAAGGCCGAGTTGATGCACCGACCCTGGCCGTTCCTTCAGTCAGAAACGGTCGCCACGGCCATGATTGAGGTAGCGTTCATGAGCAACCCCGAAGATGCCCGAAAGCTGGAAAGTCGGGACTTTCAGCGCGCCGTGGGGCAGGCCATGGTGGATGCGGCGGAATTCGTACGAGAGCACGGCGAGCACTAG
- a CDS encoding HipA domain-containing protein, with product MRCPLSYQPLEDERGRYSRQGLKRLSPKLRSLEPLPFSNEELRFEATARSGKMSIGGVQPKVSAVLKVSAGRFELVNSGGRYILKPDSPHYPEVPANEDVTMRMAQAAGLEVPVHGLIWTREQELCYVIRRFDRIARNRKVPTEDFGQLLGLRRDTKYESSIERVIGVVNDYCTFPLLEKTHLYRMILVAFLTGNEDLHIKNFSLITDASNTIKLSPVYDMLNSTIVLREPTEEMALTMAGKKSRFKREHFVTNLARERLGLNAKSADLVLSEVVDAQAEWDRLLDACFLSEEKKESYREVLSERRARLELPGC from the coding sequence ATGCGGTGTCCCCTCTCCTACCAGCCGCTTGAGGACGAACGTGGTCGCTACAGCCGGCAAGGCCTGAAACGACTCTCTCCGAAGCTCCGCTCGCTCGAGCCCCTGCCCTTCAGCAACGAAGAGTTGCGCTTCGAAGCGACCGCGCGATCCGGGAAGATGTCCATCGGAGGGGTGCAGCCGAAGGTCAGCGCCGTGCTGAAGGTTTCCGCGGGGCGCTTTGAGCTGGTCAATTCGGGAGGACGGTACATCCTGAAGCCGGACAGCCCCCACTATCCCGAAGTGCCGGCCAACGAGGATGTGACCATGCGCATGGCCCAGGCAGCAGGTCTGGAGGTCCCCGTGCATGGCCTGATCTGGACGCGGGAGCAGGAGCTCTGCTACGTCATCCGCCGGTTTGACCGCATCGCCCGCAATCGGAAAGTGCCTACTGAAGACTTCGGACAGCTTCTCGGGCTGCGTCGGGACACCAAGTACGAGTCGTCTATCGAGCGCGTCATAGGTGTGGTGAACGACTACTGCACCTTTCCCTTGCTGGAGAAGACGCACCTGTATCGCATGATTCTGGTCGCATTCCTGACCGGCAACGAGGACCTGCACATCAAGAACTTCTCACTCATCACGGACGCGTCCAATACCATCAAACTCTCGCCGGTATACGACATGCTCAACTCCACGATTGTGCTGCGTGAACCGACCGAGGAGATGGCGCTGACCATGGCAGGCAAAAAGTCCCGCTTCAAACGTGAGCATTTCGTCACAAACCTGGCGCGGGAGCGACTCGGCCTCAATGCGAAGTCAGCCGACCTTGTGCTTTCTGAGGTCGTCGATGCACAGGCAGAATGGGATCGCCTGCTGGATGCGTGCTTCCTGTCGGAAGAAAAGAAAGAGTCGTACCGAGAGGTCCTCTCTGAACGGCGTGCGCGGCTCGAGCTCCCTGGCTGCTAG
- a CDS encoding helix-turn-helix transcriptional regulator: MQLPTHPGPVIRFHRKRAGLSRRELGLLAGLSQSSIYEVEHGKETARLDTILKLLDALNIQMRFESPLMHAYREEAGK, translated from the coding sequence ATGCAGCTTCCGACGCATCCCGGCCCGGTCATCCGTTTTCACCGGAAGAGAGCGGGGCTGTCCAGAAGAGAACTCGGCCTGCTTGCCGGACTCAGCCAGTCCAGCATCTACGAGGTTGAGCACGGAAAGGAGACCGCGCGCCTCGACACCATCCTCAAATTGCTGGATGCTCTGAACATCCAGATGCGCTTCGAGAGTCCGCTCATGCACGCCTATCGAGAGGAAGCCGGGAAATGA
- a CDS encoding choice-of-anchor B family protein has product MRCLFCLLVLPFLALESLAQSGSFGVAVEVGDGQIIIGEPNTTFREGSVYVYERGTDSWALAQRLTAPNASRADGFGSALARTGSTLFVGQRSGPLHIFSNDGTSWSHAGVLDGPGTAGIDPGCSQYGYCGTDFGLTLAAQGDWLFIGAPGAAPSTGRRARQQQAEPEPGTVQVYRRQADGNWSHAAELQASGGTPADGFGKSILLTDGRALVAAPGWNAPDADRAGRVVEFRLEDGAWTETGSLPVEARTASEFGASMAWSGDLVAVGAPGTTDSRGVVHLFASTHNGWEQVVRFSHPSVRDGSRLGAGIALAGTDLWVGVPNAVDNDTGRVYRYQALSSSARSVLTLATTVERDEFGRHLIAHDDLLIAMAPGMHHQSGSVHVYERSGGGWSDGQMLVSPPDAIGAIVGEERECTDGKIGPFDCEDVDLLSFVPNSILRAPEHARGVRTNDNWGWTDPETSREYALVGRNDGTSFIDITDPANPVLIGDLPKPWGTPPSQLWRDIKTYRGYAYIVADGAGDHGMQVFDLRRLRDVQDPPELFEPDFHYKGIASSHNIVINEDTGFAYAVGNRGGGESCGGGLHMIDIREPLNPVFAGCAVGERGTHDSQCVVYQGPDTRYTGRELCLNSNGAHFAITDVTDKDAPRELARVSSPDAAYIHQGWLTDDHRYFYQDDEADVVRGNVETTRTLVWDLSDVEDPVLVNEFMGSMPASAHNLYLEDGFAYQANYRYGLHVLDIGDPENPVEVGFFDTSPYQEGPGFSGAWSTYPFYESGTVIVTSLQEGLFVLRKKRDVF; this is encoded by the coding sequence ATGCGCTGCCTCTTTTGCCTGCTTGTTCTCCCGTTCCTCGCTCTGGAATCCCTGGCCCAGAGCGGCTCTTTTGGTGTGGCCGTGGAGGTGGGCGATGGGCAGATCATCATTGGTGAGCCGAACACCACGTTCCGGGAGGGCTCGGTGTACGTCTATGAGCGCGGTACCGACTCGTGGGCACTCGCCCAGCGGCTGACCGCCCCGAACGCCAGCAGAGCGGACGGATTTGGCTCGGCCCTCGCACGCACCGGCTCAACCCTGTTTGTCGGTCAGCGCAGCGGTCCCCTGCACATCTTTTCGAACGATGGGACCTCCTGGTCACATGCCGGGGTGCTTGACGGACCCGGCACGGCGGGTATCGACCCGGGGTGCAGTCAGTACGGCTATTGTGGCACGGACTTCGGCCTCACCCTGGCCGCACAGGGCGACTGGCTTTTTATCGGGGCTCCGGGCGCCGCGCCTTCGACCGGGCGTCGCGCAAGGCAGCAGCAGGCTGAGCCGGAACCAGGGACCGTGCAGGTCTACCGCCGCCAGGCAGACGGCAACTGGTCACACGCAGCGGAGCTTCAGGCCAGCGGCGGCACGCCCGCGGACGGCTTCGGCAAGTCTATCCTGCTCACGGACGGCCGGGCTCTGGTAGCCGCGCCGGGCTGGAACGCCCCGGACGCGGACCGCGCCGGCCGAGTGGTCGAATTCCGGCTGGAAGACGGTGCGTGGACCGAGACCGGTTCGCTGCCCGTCGAGGCGCGAACCGCATCGGAATTCGGAGCCTCAATGGCCTGGTCGGGTGATCTGGTCGCAGTGGGCGCGCCGGGCACCACCGACAGTCGAGGTGTAGTCCACCTGTTTGCCTCGACCCACAACGGCTGGGAGCAGGTTGTACGCTTCTCACACCCCTCCGTGCGGGACGGAAGCCGCCTCGGAGCGGGTATCGCCCTGGCTGGGACTGACCTTTGGGTAGGCGTGCCGAATGCCGTGGACAACGATACGGGACGCGTGTATCGCTACCAGGCTCTGTCGAGTAGCGCCCGTTCGGTGCTCACCCTCGCTACCACCGTGGAGCGGGATGAATTCGGCAGACACCTCATCGCCCATGACGACCTGTTGATTGCGATGGCGCCGGGGATGCACCACCAGTCAGGATCGGTGCATGTGTACGAGCGCTCTGGCGGCGGGTGGAGTGACGGGCAGATGCTGGTCAGTCCCCCGGATGCCATTGGGGCCATCGTCGGCGAGGAGCGCGAATGTACCGACGGCAAGATCGGTCCGTTTGACTGCGAGGATGTCGATCTGCTGTCGTTTGTGCCCAACTCGATTCTGCGTGCACCCGAACACGCCCGCGGAGTGCGCACCAACGACAACTGGGGCTGGACGGACCCTGAGACGAGTCGGGAATACGCGCTGGTGGGCCGCAATGACGGCACGAGCTTCATTGACATCACCGATCCGGCGAATCCGGTGTTGATCGGCGATTTGCCGAAGCCGTGGGGTACGCCTCCCTCCCAGTTGTGGCGGGATATCAAGACCTACCGGGGGTACGCGTATATCGTCGCTGATGGAGCAGGCGACCACGGCATGCAGGTATTCGATCTGCGCCGGTTGCGGGATGTGCAGGATCCCCCCGAGCTGTTCGAGCCCGACTTTCACTACAAAGGCATTGCCAGCTCCCACAACATCGTCATCAATGAAGACACCGGGTTTGCCTACGCGGTCGGCAATCGCGGCGGAGGCGAGTCGTGCGGCGGCGGCCTGCACATGATTGACATTCGTGAGCCTCTGAATCCTGTGTTTGCCGGATGCGCGGTGGGCGAGCGTGGCACCCACGATTCGCAATGCGTGGTGTATCAGGGGCCCGACACCCGCTATACAGGCCGGGAGCTGTGCCTGAACTCCAACGGAGCCCACTTTGCCATCACGGATGTGACGGACAAGGACGCGCCCAGGGAGTTGGCGCGCGTCTCAAGCCCGGATGCTGCCTATATCCACCAGGGTTGGCTCACGGATGATCACCGCTACTTCTACCAGGATGATGAGGCCGATGTGGTGCGCGGCAATGTGGAGACCACCCGTACGCTGGTCTGGGATCTGTCGGATGTCGAGGACCCGGTCCTGGTCAACGAGTTCATGGGTTCGATGCCCGCGAGCGCGCACAACCTGTACCTCGAGGACGGCTTTGCGTACCAGGCCAACTACCGATACGGCCTGCACGTGCTGGACATCGGCGACCCGGAGAACCCTGTCGAAGTCGGGTTTTTTGACACCTCACCGTATCAGGAAGGGCCCGGATTCAGCGGCGCGTGGAGCACCTACCCGTTCTACGAGAGCGGCACTGTGATCGTAACCAGCCTGCAGGAAGGGTTGTTTGTGCTGCGGAAGAAGCGTGATGTCTTCTAG
- a CDS encoding HipA N-terminal domain-containing protein — protein MSARRRAAVLVHGRRAGVLEETGTGTYVFVYDDGYDGSPVSLTMPTTRSEYRFDAFPPFFDGLLPEGWQLEALLRAEKLDPTDFMGQLLSVGRDTVGSVTVEPIA, from the coding sequence ATGAGTGCGCGTAGAAGGGCGGCGGTCTTGGTTCACGGCCGGCGGGCCGGTGTACTCGAGGAGACCGGCACAGGGACATACGTGTTTGTCTATGACGACGGATATGACGGATCGCCTGTGTCGCTCACCATGCCGACAACGCGCTCCGAGTACAGGTTTGACGCTTTTCCGCCCTTCTTTGACGGCCTGCTTCCAGAGGGCTGGCAGCTTGAGGCGCTGCTTCGGGCGGAAAAACTGGACCCCACGGATTTCATGGGGCAGCTGCTGTCTGTAGGTCGGGATACGGTCGGTTCGGTCACCGTCGAGCCGATAGCGTGA